A region of the Echeneis naucrates chromosome 15, fEcheNa1.1, whole genome shotgun sequence genome:
AATGCAAATACGTGAGTTGCAGAATTATGAAAACAGCATTACTTAATTGGAACAACATTATCGAAAGTAATCATACAAACTGTTCCTGATGCCATATTGTAAAAAGTAGAAGCACATCGGTGCACGATAAGGTTCTAGTGAAGCTTTTGCTTTCACTCCTATACCCTCACCTCCACATTCACTACAGGACATCAACAATCATTAGCGTTGCAGCCgctcctctccttcacacacacacacacacacacagcattcaCACCCTTCCTGCTCTATACTCTGTCACCGCTGTGAGCTCTGCCTTCGAGTTGATGGAGAATCATTGACCTCAGAGCGCTGTACCTGTAGGGATGAGACAGCACACAGTAGAGACTGACCTGAttaaacacacaccaccaacACAAGCAAGCACTtaaaacacacgcacagacataTATAATGAATACTAACAATGACTTCAAACATAGAAAAACGCCTGGGTGTAAAAGAAGGATTCTACATGAATCCACATGCTGCATGTAAACAGTCACCATTACATGAACACCAATCTTGAAAACAGTGAGTGATGAACACTGTCCTCATTGAAAGGAAGatggtttgttttgattgtgtaATGCCGGCGGGAGACACAACATATTGTTTTCCCAAAATGAAATCATGCCACTGAGCAAGGCTTTGTTTGGGGGGAAGCTacagtgctgcagctgagagagAATGTTGACTTACTTTTTGGTCAGTTTTTTTATCTCAcgttcttcttcctctttcagttTCTCGACGAAGCTGTCTAAAACAGGTATCTCAAACTTAATGTACTGTGCAACCTGCGGtgaaaaaagattgaaaaagcTTCACTCAGGTTTTGTGACACTCGTACTGCAGCTACACAACCGTACAAATAGGCATGATCCCTCGATGCTCATAGTAGCACACATCAAACTTTAGTGACCTACACTGTGCTGTAGTTGATACTGAATGAAAAGGTAGATATTTCAAATCCAGGACCGATGACACAAACAAGATATTTAGATACCAGTAGAGTAAAGCAGATGGTTTTTGCAGTCACAACATAGTTAGTCTATTGTTACATCAGTCTCAAAACAGGATATCTTTTCTGAGCTTGCTAAATTTGACCCGACTGTCTCTCGCTGGGCCATTGTTTCCTTGTGTGTCTATGCTGAAGTTtacaaataataaaagagaaaaagggtcACGTATCGTGATCAaggtgagagaagagagagagtggcaGCTCATGGCCAAGACTCACATCGTACGTGACTTCCTCTCCAAGGTCGGCCTCCATGATGAAGATCTTGGAGATTTTCTCACAGGGTCCATAAAGCACCCGAGCCACCAGTGGGTATTCACTGTCTCTCAGACAGGTCCTCTCTACAAGGTCACATTCAAAGAAGGctcactcacacaaatacaaaaataactcAACATTTCTAGCGACGCAACcataatgaaaaacaacttACCGCCAGACTCATGCACCATATAAAGGACAAACTCCTCTGAGTTATTCTCCAccttaaaaaacataaaaacagattaTTTCTTGTTTTAGATTTTACTGAAACTCCACCAGTGTCTCACTGCTTACCCTAAATTTATGCAGCAGGAGGTTAAGGACCTGTTGAGTAGTCATGGAGCTGTTCACTCGTACGTTAGTGACCGAACCATAGGCTGGGGTAAATACAGATGTCTGagggcaagaaaaaaaacaagcatgaatCTATATCTGAGGGGACACAAAGTATTACATCTGAGCAATGGTTCCTGGACTTGACCACCTTGGACATTTTGAAACGGAAATTTTAAACAGAAAGGAAATccctccttctgcagctggaaTTTGTTCAACAACACGTACACACACCGTGTGTTTAGGAGAAACTGACTAAGGAACTCAGTGTAACCTTGTATTCTGTAGCACATGAATAAAATCAGCAGTCTATTGTGAAAACTGAGCACATTCGATGGCACACCCACACAGGAAACTGCCTCCCTGCTGCACCTGGAGATGGGTCAACAACCGGATGTGTTCACATGTGTGTCCTCGTGTCTGTGTTCTGTTTATTGTACCTTGTGGTTGTAGAAGTGTCCGTTGATTGAGAACCTGTGGGTGCGCAGCCGCTGCAAGTCCCTgggagtgtgtgtctttgacctCCTCTGAACTCGCATAAAGGAAGCATCACTCCTTGTCCTCAGCAGCTGAGGAGAATCCTCTTCCTCTAGACCACCAATGTCAGCACCTCGGAGatacatgtaaacaaaaacactcgCCTGTTAGCAACATCGGCTGTTATTATATGTCAGACATGATACTGATACCTTTATTTGGCAGTCAAATTAATTACACACAAAGTTATCAATTAGTTCAGATCATCACCACATGCTGCATGTAAACAATCACCATAACAtgaccacacacatacacgtacacaaAGACAATTTATTTGCGTGCGTGTATATAACTTTGGTAAGTGATTCCTTCGTGTCTTTTAATTTTAGAAGTTTACCTTTTTTTGTTCCCAAATTCCCAAATACCTAAGCACTTAGACTGAACTGTCAGGGTTCATCTAAAAATCTCCTAAAACAGTATTAAGATCACCATGGGACAAAACATTGATGTCAGCAAGGGGAGTAAATATAATCTGAGCACCTTTCCTCCACTGTCTACCTGTGATTGAAGGATCCCAAAAAGAAAACCGCAGTTAAAAAGGCCAATATCTGACCCTTCACTGCATCTAACTTTGTTTATTTCTAGTGCTGGTGAGCTGACCTGGTACCAAATGGTAATCTCTGCTCAACATGTGAGCCAACCTTTCCACTGGAAGTGCTAAATGAGGCACTTAAGGAGCTCTAATCTGTTTCATTATGTGTGGATAATCTACATTAATCCGTCAGCTGTGAGCGCACACGTGTGAGTGTGACAACGACTGCACATGCACATTACTCACTTGCTGGTCCAGTTTCTCTGCCCAGTGAGTTATTGTTGGAGTTCAGTGATGAGACAGAAGCTCTATTGtttttgtggaaaaacagagaaatcgTGCTCATTGTTTGTTGAAATTCCCAGTATTCCTGTATGTTTTACTCCCACTACACCATCCAAAAATGATCTTGAGCAATATATTAGTTATTTCGGTCataaaaagcaataaatcactaaaaaaaaaaacattatatggGTAATGGTTACAATGGTTATAACATTATGGATAATGTTGTACCGGTTCAGGTGGAATCTTTCATTGTCATCATACATCTGAAGCCTGATTGGGCGGCGTAGGCCCCAGTAAATGTTCAGCAACCCCTCCAGGATGAGCTCCCCAtcctcctacacacacatatacacacaaaaacacacacaaacgtgcacacATATAACAATGATTATCAGCAGTCGTGGTCAGATGGGATATCCTGCTGGCTGTCCGCCATAGTGGCTCAGTATCAGGTGTACGTGCACGGCTGCTCAACTCTACAGGGTAAATCCTCTCATCTTGGCGAAAACCTGTAAGTCCCCCAacccaccccccctccttttttttttacagcacaaGGGTAAAGTCACGTCTGAGAAGACAGGAATAATAGGAACAGAGCTGTGGGTCACGTACACAGAGGGATAGTCCTTTTGatttcaaaaaaccaaaactgtcaAATTAGAAGAAAATGTCCACACTGCGGAGAAAAGAGTACAACCTCACCATGTTTCTGATGGcttcaaaatgtaaaaccaaaacaaatcagtgtCATGGATGGGGTTGAACAGAcaattttttatataataatataactGAAAAAAAGTTGTAAATCTGATTGTACACAACTGCCATAATCAGATGTAATCACTGACTATCACACAGAAACTAGATCTAATCGCCGTTTCCAATTTGATGTGGCATAATACAATGCAGCTTTTGATCCATTATAATAAACCTCAAATGCCAATGTGATCATCTGATAAACTTATCCTGTGGTTAGCCTGTCACATGTCCGATTAAGTAATTTCATGATTTGTTTAAAAGATGAAACGATTTTTTAGCGTAATGTAGTGTGAAAGTATAAAGAActgatcatttcatttcattaggCCGCTGTAACAGACACTATACCAAAGATAGATACAGGCATCGGCAGCTGTACATGTACATACTGGTGGACGATCTTGCAGTACCACAAACGATAAGGATCTAAGAATTTGCGAATGAAGTACTAACATTTAGCTTTAAAGAGCTCAGAAATGATTACTCCAAGAAAAAACATCACTCAACCAAACATAAAgcgtgagtgagagagagagagagagagagctataCAGAAAGAactgacaaaaatatatttcattgaAATGATAAAGCATCAAGCATCTGATCATAACTGCATAGCCATATGAATTGGGATTAAGGCAGAAATGCTGTGAAATATTGCACCGAggacagtttcatttttatggCTATCATGTGGAGATGACATATTTCTTATTCCATAGATGTACAATGGTTCAAGGCTTAGCTAACGCTGGGGATAatcagttttatatttaaattggAGGGATTataattgttttaatgtgtcagTAAGTCTATGTAAAGGCAGGTTTGTGGGGGAGTGTCAGATGGGTCCCAGCGCTTCATTGTTTGTGTAAAGTaaacattcagagcagctgcacCACTGAACTTTGTTAACCTGCCACTCCTCAGTTTCCTGATCAGGCATgaacacaccctcacacacacatgcacatgcgcgtgcgcacacacacacacatttccatggATGCAAGTAAGGTCAAGGCTATTTTTGGCAGTCATGGCTAATCACTCTGCTGCAGCATGCCTCTATAAAGCATGGATACAGCCTCCAGTCCAGTCAGACTCAACTGAGCGGACTAGACATCACTTTGTTTTACTGTGCTGATACATAACTGAAACATCACAGGTAAGCGTCTGCTTTTCCCTTTTATCAGCTTTTCTTTACCACCACTCAAGCTCTTAGAGTCGATTTTAAAGGAATTGTTGCAATGTAACATATTTCCCTTTGAAAAACCTGACACTTGTAAAACATAAGGCTCAGCAGGTTAAGTAGTGAGGAGGAAACTCAACCATTGtggcacacacatttttaattaaagccaGAAGAAGCTCATTATAAAACTAAATATCTAACTGTTTGATTATCTCTCCCAATACAGCATGAAACGTAGGCGGCTGTTGCTTTCTTTGCCTCACTTGCCCACAATTACAGAGACGCTGGAGGACTTGCCTGTCCATCCCTCATCCTCCCAGTGTACCCAGGGCGCTCAGTCTCTGGAGGACTACATGAGCAGTATCCAGGCCCTTGCCTGTCCATCTGAGCCCCCGAGCTGTGGGCCTGTCAGACTCCAGAGGTCCCCGAGGCTTCGGCAGTTCTCAAAGGCTCAGATGAAGCTCTCTGTCTCAGCCTCCCTTCCCCGCGGTTCTCCCCGCACACTAAGGACTTCCAAACCTTCCAGTCTGGGTCTaagcagcacagaggatttgTCTCTAAAGATGGATAAAGACCCCGTAGACTGGCTGTTTGGCCAAATAAGGACTTAAGGGGGGCCATTGCTTCATCCAGCACCTCGGTGGAGTATCGCATGGTGACACAAGatctgaagactctgctgtgtataAAGATGAAGACAGTTCTGTAGGATGGGACTGGCCAAGATGCCTGAATTGAGATAAACCAAAAGTGAAGATCTATTTATTTCTATGCATGGAAGACTCAAGTCAACATGTTTACattgtttaatattttgtaAAGATGTAAAGGATGGAGTTTGTAATAAAATAGTACGACAAACGTGAACAACACAAATCTAATAATTATCATTTAATCTTTGATCACCCTTTATCAAACaagagaatatttatttaacaattcCCGACcgtgatttttctgttttccattgtAAAATAAtcactttatctttttttgtagATTCTTTTTGGCATTAGGGAGCTGTCATAAACATTATGACTATctaacatttcataaaaaaagatttcatgACTAACGGAACAAGTAACCAAAATATCTGGCTATTAGTGTAGTTATTTGTGATGAACTCAAATGCTGTAACAAGCCGAGGGTGGAATGTAGAATTTAATCACTGGACTTAAGTACATCTTTGCGTTAAGTGGAAAAGTCCtattaacattttttacttCTATGCACATATTTCAAagagctgagaaaaaaatactACACTACAAACTATACCGCACATACTACACACAAAAATACTACGCACATTACTAAATGACTGTTTTAGCACTTACTATAAATAGAATCACAGGCACAGTATTATACTGGCAACCCTGCTACCAGTAGTCCACTATAAAATCAAGACAAGTACGTGGTTAGGATTACACAACACTAACATACAATAACCAACAACCAGCAACTCTGATTCCAGTGTTTTAACATTAAATCACATGACAATCTTCTTCAGCTATTTTCATTAAAGTCGGGTAACCTTTTATGAAATTATAGCATCAGTCATAATTATCCAATgatatatatgtaaatgtataaaaaggCAGGTGACGGATTAAAGGACAAACATGATGAATATGTCAAGGTTACTCAACGGAACATCTACGATGAATTGGTATTAGGCAGCGTCCTTCAGCATTCTTCACAAAACccaagaaaagcaaatattttggaaaaatgtttttctattcCTCCAGAGAAGTCAGAGAGCAGGGGGATCATATATACATACgtatgtacacacaaacacacacacacacacacacactataataTACTTGAAGTATTTTGCTGTTGTGCACCAGTGCTGCTCCTTCCACAAACAAAACTACactaaaaacaagcaaacaaacgaACCAAACCCCAGAAACAATCCCAGCATGCCCCTGACATCTGGTGGTAATCAAAGGTAATGCAACGGTGGATTTGGAACAAGAAAAATCCTTGAAACAGCCACCAGAGAGAGCTGCGTGTGCACCGACTGACATTTGGTTAACACAGCAGACATGTAGAGGCAAAGACGTTGTCATGTGTTTGCTCAGTGCTGCCTCGGATCAGACCTGTTGACAGGTAAAATCTTTCGACTAAACTACAtcataatttgaaaaaataaatccatattTACAACCGCCATTAGAATCCCTGAAATGGAAGACCACAGTTTGACACATATGAAGTACTCTTCAGCAAGGCAGCCAATAAATACTTCAGCAAAGGTGTCAGAGGAGTGAGAGAGACGAATATGACTCCAGCAATCAGTACCATCAATATTTTTACAATTAACACAGTAGTGCGCTTAGTAGGTGTGTACAGTTTACCGCTTACAGTATACTGTTTTCAATGAGCTTTCTCCAAAAAAAGATGTTTATGATTGCTGCTAAACCTCAGAGGTGAACCACCTGACATGTTCTAACACAGCATGACTAACCCATATCACCTGACGACACCTGATAACAATCTTAAAACAACCATGTCAAATTCCTGCAACACATCCGGGCACCATTTCCAGCGTTTTATTCCCACACAGAACCTGTTTGCATGAATTTTCACAATCAGCCGATGATCAAAAGCtatgttgagaaaaaaaacagcgcTTCATCTGGTTTTCATCGGAGCTCACTCAAATTCATTATGTGTTCACCAATTCTGGCCTTAGGCCAGCTTACACACCAAGAACCTCTCTACTGAGTAATGTTTGGTCATGGCCACAAAGAATTTACTCAGTCAGACTTGACTGGTACATGAGGTTAAAGAGAAATACCACAAAACATgtcatatataaaaaaaaaacaaaaacacatcacttaTCAAGTTTAGATAAAACGCATATGCACCATTATAGCAATCTATTATCACAGGGCTTTTACATTACCACATATTCGAAATTACCTTTACTCATTTGGCACACCAATTTACTTTCATCCAAAGTTAAAAGTGAGGGCCATCGAGCatgcaaaaaaggaaaacatctatttaaaaaaaaagtaaaaaacccAAGACATGAGTACTGAGTAGCATGCTCCGTTCTATAACAAGAAGAGTGCGGCCTTGTGTGCCGGAGCTTCCTCTAACAATACAGCAATATTTGACAGCTGTTCTAAATCAGAGACAAGAGTTCACATGAAGGAATTCAGACTGGTAAGTAAACATGCTCATAGTGGTTATCTAGTAGCAAAACTGACAGATTTCTCCTTTGAAGACACTTCACCTTGCCGATAGAACTTTGACACAAAACAAAGGTCATTCTTTTTGTAATGGGAAAACTTTCCAAACCAATCTGAGTGCTATGCTTCCATCTTCAACTGAACTTTAATTCACCAGGATCCATTTTCACATCATGGATATACTGTAAT
Encoded here:
- the rassf4a gene encoding ras association domain-containing protein 4a isoform X3: MGEHQICVKLSEDKLIPKSDILSLLRTYNCYHEGKNFQLRTREEDGELILEGLLNIYWGLRRPIRLQMYDDNERFHLNRASVSSLNSNNNSLGRETGPASADIGGLEEEDSPQLLRTRSDASFMRVQRRSKTHTPRDLQRLRTHRFSINGHFYNHKTSVFTPAYGSVTNVRVNSSMTTQQVLNLLLHKFRVENNSEEFVLYMVHESGERTCLRDSEYPLVARVLYGPCEKISKIFIMEADLGEEVTYDVAQYIKFEIPVLDSFVEKLKEEEEREIKKLTKKYSALRSMILHQLEGRAHSGDRV
- the rassf4a gene encoding ras association domain-containing protein 4a isoform X1, producing MIIMSFLIFAIFSSYSCTLNRMGEHQICVKLSEDKLIPKSDILSLLRTYNCYHEGKNFQLRTREEDGELILEGLLNIYWGLRRPIRLQMYDDNERFHLNRTISLFFHKNNRASVSSLNSNNNSLGRETGPASADIGGLEEEDSPQLLRTRSDASFMRVQRRSKTHTPRDLQRLRTHRFSINGHFYNHKTSVFTPAYGSVTNVRVNSSMTTQQVLNLLLHKFRVENNSEEFVLYMVHESGERTCLRDSEYPLVARVLYGPCEKISKIFIMEADLGEEVTYDVAQYIKFEIPVLDSFVEKLKEEEEREIKKLTKKYSALRSMILHQLEGRAHSGDRV
- the rassf4a gene encoding ras association domain-containing protein 4a isoform X2 — encoded protein: MIIMSFLIFAIFSSYSCTLNRMGEHQICVKLSEDKLIPKSDILSLLRTYNCYHEGKNFQLRTREEDGELILEGLLNIYWGLRRPIRLQMYDDNERFHLNRASVSSLNSNNNSLGRETGPASADIGGLEEEDSPQLLRTRSDASFMRVQRRSKTHTPRDLQRLRTHRFSINGHFYNHKTSVFTPAYGSVTNVRVNSSMTTQQVLNLLLHKFRVENNSEEFVLYMVHESGERTCLRDSEYPLVARVLYGPCEKISKIFIMEADLGEEVTYDVAQYIKFEIPVLDSFVEKLKEEEEREIKKLTKKYSALRSMILHQLEGRAHSGDRV